The nucleotide sequence TGAGTACCAGTCTGTATAGTCCTCGTCCGCTGCTGGGGGATCGTCTCGCAAACAGAACGCAGGTCCGATGCCCCGCCACTGTGCCCCGATCTGTGGACGCAATGTGTCGGCCAGGTCCTGAGAAGTGATCCCGCAGAGGCTATCGTGCCATCGCAGGCCGATCTCAGTCTCCCCAAGGATGTACAACCTACGGCACTTCGACTGCCGCAGTTCGTGCCTGATCATCGGCTTCAGGGTGTCTATCAGCTTCTGCCGTTCCCGTGCCCACGAGAAACGCCACGGTCGGACGATCTTTGGCGCAGGTCGCTCATACGCCTTGATCCATCGCCGTTCCCCCGTGCTTTCGTCGAGCCACAAGATTTTTTGGTAGGGGTTGTTTCTGTTCAAAGTAGCCTCTCTCGGTTCCGCTTGGGATGGGGGTGAAATTTTGGGTGGCGCGCGGGATCGTGTGCAGTAACAAGGTTTGTCGACCTGACAGGAACCTATCCTTCATGGCCCCCTCCCTTCATGCCGCAGGATCACCTCACCATCACGCCTGATCTCGATCGATTGCTTCGACATTGTTCGGTCTGGTCCGATCCTCACCTCATTGTGATTCTCGATCTGTAGCCGTGGTGCAGTCGGCCCGATCGGCACCTGATCGCAGCAGCCGAGACTCAGCAGTGCCGCCGCCCATCTGTGTGATCTCATCGCCTGCCCTTCCAATTTCGATTCGGCTTTCCTGATCGCTTCCGGCCTGCTGCCGCCGCGATGTCAATCAGGGGTCGTGTCTGCCCGCTCTCGTCGGTCCAGTTGAGCCACCGACACCGCTGGCAGTTCCATCTGCCGGACTGGGGCTTGCTCGATGTCTCGCCGCAGCCTGTGCATTTTGGTGGGGTCATGATTTCCCCTTCGGCTTGAATATCCACTCGAACCCGGCGATCGAATTGCCTGGGGAATGTCGATCGAGCAGGTAATTGCGATACTCCTCCCCAACCGGACCGCGATCTAAGATCGTTCGGTTCTTGGCTTCAGCTTCCGAGAACTTCAGCCGACCGTCTGCGGCCAAGTACAGCGTCACTGAGAACTTTGCGGGGTCGTCCTCCCAGTTCGTCGCGAACGACTCAAGCCATTCATCAAAACTGATTCCGGTTCCCAGTTGCTCATGTAACCGTCTCGCATCGACGACGGTGATCGTGCTGCCGTCGACTCGGAGTTGTTCTGGTTCAAGTTGGACGTGTGTCTTTTCTGTCATGCTTCTTTCCTCGATTTTGTGGGTAATGTGAATTGCCTGTGCATGTTTTGAGATTCAAGATTCGACGGCTTATTGGCTCACCAGACCACCTCCTGTTCCTCTGGCCCCAGCAGTCGCTGGCGCACTGGATCGATAGTCATCTGAATGACCGCCTGACTGATGCCGCGACTTCGATTTTTCGCGTGGTAGATTCGATACTCGGTCGGGTCGGCGTAGTTTGGATCTACCTTTGCAGGCCATTGGATGAACAAAATCACGTCAGCATCTTGCTCCAACTGGCCCGAGTCCCGCAGGTCGCTGAGTTGTGGGACCGCAGACTGACGGCTTTCGATCGACCGGCTGAGTTGTGCGAGCAGTAACACGACAATCTCATGCTTGGTCGCGACCCGCTTCATCCGGGTTGATACGTCGCTGACCTGCTCGTACTTGCTGGAGCCAGCGCCCTTCAGTAACTGGGCATAGTCCACTGCAACGATCTTTACGCCGTGTCGCCTGACCGCCGAAGCAATCGCACGTTCTGCGACATCCACCGATCCGCAGGACTCAGCCACCAGTAACGGCGCCCGTCCCGCGAAGTGCTGTTGGGCTTCGTATTTCAACCGCTCCAGGTCCGCTGACCAACCATTCACATCGGTCGGCATGATTCTCTGAACGGTCCGCTTTGCCAGGCTGATCGCCGACATCTCTTCGCTGACGATCATAGCCGGGACACCGTGCATCGTCGCTTGCTCAACCCATTGCAACGCGGACAACGATTTTCCCTGACCCGGTCGCCCACCAATGATGATCAGCTCGCCAGGTGCCACCCCGCCTATCGCACGGTCAATTGCAGGAATCCCCACTCGCATTGTTTCCGCTTCGCCGCGTGCCAATCCGTCGACGTACTCGTGAACGACATCAGACATCAACTTTTCACGTCGACATCCAACTTGCGGCAGGTCCTCAGCCAGTCGGAGCAAGCTCGACCGCACGCCCTCGATACTGGCATGGGACTCCGTTAGTTTCAGCAGATCCTCGAGCCCACGCTGTAGCCTCCGCAGAGAAGCTTTCGAGTTGATGATCGAGATCCACTCTGCAACGTGCTCGGCCCCGAACGACTCGGCCTGATCCAATAATTCGAGCAGGTAGTTCACGCCGTCCGGCAACTCGCCCAATTTCCCGGTTTCCGACAGCCGATCGCCGACGGTCAGCACGTCAACTGGTCGCTGTTCGTCTGCCAACTCAATCATCGCGGCCAGTGTGGCCCGATGAGCATCACCCACCAGTGCCGACAGATCGAACTCGGTGATTGTGTCCCGCAGTTCATCGAACCGGACAAGCAACGTGCCCACCAGCAGTTTTTCAGCGTAGTCCGCACGAATGAGCCCCCCTTCGAACGGGATCTGCCATTTCTGGGCGCCGCGTCGTGTACGCGCCTCGCTCATTGGATGATACCTCCGAGTGAATTGGTTCGGATCTCGGAGATTGGCTGAATACGTGGGGTGGTGACGTGCCCTGTGCGATGTGGTGTCAGTCCGTCGCCAGCGGAATCCGTGGTCGACCAGTTGCGGACCGCTGCCCTCCAGTCCTTCATCGCGTTTCGACCAACCTTCCAGCCGTTCGACTCGTAGTGATCAACGAACTTCTGCGGATTGATCGTCGACGAGATCTCACGGCAGTAGGCCGACACTTCAGTGGCAGTAGGCTTAACGAACCTCACGACCTTCGGTTTCAGTTCTATTTCCCCATTCCCCTTTGGGTGGCGTGCGTCTTCTTGATGCACACTCTTACTATCCATTCCATTAGACTCCATTCCGTCGCGAGGAGTCGTCGAATGCTCGACGATAACTCGACGAGTGCTCGACGAATTTTGACCATCAGGACGAGGGTATTTCTTGGTGGGTCGGTCTATCTTTTGGTGCCGATCCCAGCCTGTAACATGCCAATACCTCTCGTTTTCAGCCTCAAACTCAATGATCAGGCCGTTCCGCTTTAGTTCGTCGACCATGCCTTGGATCTCTTCATCGGCGATCGCATCACCTGGGAAAACCTCCATCTTCAATCGCTTAATGCTCGCGGGATGAACTCCGCCGTCGTCGCAGAAGCACCACAAGCCGACGAACAGCAGTCGAGCACTCGTCGAGCACTCGACGATTTGTTCCGACGTGAAGAATTCCGGCTTGATCGTGCGAATGCGTGCCATCAATACACCTCCCGATCGATGCCGTATTGACGCAAAACTTTCGGCAGGATCGCCCCCAGCAGGACAGGCCCGCAAGCTGGCGAATCGTCTGAGACGCGACAACCGGACGCATCAAGTCCATGTCGCCGCCGCAGTCTGATGGACGCATCTCGCAGGATCGCCCGCACTCCGGGTGTGAGCCCGATAGCCGAGTCAACGACAACACGAACCGGCGCCGTCGGAATTGTTCGACATGGGATCTTGCTAACTAGCCGTGTCGCTCGTACCATGATGTTTCCTTGGTTTTGCCCGGTGCGGATGGTTGGTCGCCTCGCATCGGGCTTTTTTGTTACCGTGCCTTCAAAAATGCGTCGTGCAGCACCCGCCGCTGCTGTGGTGTCAGCTCCGAGTGCTTCCACCCGTGAGCCATCAGCCAGCCGCTGAAGGTCGATTCATCGATCGCCCGCAGGCTGTTATTGCGATCGGTGTTCGGCTTGCTTTTGGGGATGTCGGCCACCCCGTAAATCTTGTTTGTCATCGTGAAACCCTTCGTTGTGCGTCAGCAGCCGTGCCCGGCCGAACATGTTGCTGTTCGCTGTTCCAGCCATTCTTCAATGTCAGACAGGCGATAGCGGACAGCCCGCCCGACCTTGACGAACTTCAGATTGTTCATTCCACGGCATCGCCAGACGGCTAGGGTCTGAGGCTTCACTGCAAGCAATTCGGCGGCCTCATCTTCATTAAGAAGTGACTTGAGAGACATAAGCGTGAACCTCCTGATCTGATGAACTAGGTGCCGCAATCGGAATCAACTTGCGACGGGGGGGATTAAAACGAAAAAAACCCGCCAAAAAAGGCGGGTTTCATGTGTTGTCACGAACTTGTCCGGTCTATGTCACGGCTTCCAATACCACGCAAAGCGGGCTGCCTCTCGACGCATGGTTTCGGGATCCTTCTGAATCTGATGCCGGTCGCAAAATTCTCTTATACATTGGATATCAGTTGCAAAAGACGCGCGATTCCTTTTGAGAAACTTGATTAACTCCAAAGTGTCTGGATTCTCCGGGAGTTTATTTTCCTCTTTTCTGGTCTTGTCACGGCCTCGGGATGTCTTTGTGATGGAATTTCGCTCGATGTCCATTGTTGCTGCCAGTCGGAGCCAGTCGGGAGAATTCATTTCATCGACGATGACTCGGAACTTCTTTGTTAGCGGAACCCGATTTGTGTCAATGAATCTGCTCACGTAATTGTGCCACGCCACGACGTCCTTGCTGGAGTGCGATGAATCGTCAAACCCCATTGCAGGGTCAAAAATTGTCTCCCAACATGACGCAATCAGCATGGCCGCGCAGCCGTGCGCAGTCGCCGCTGATAACTGTAGCGAAAGGTCAGTCTTCCACGGGGATATCGTAAAGACGCATGGCTCCTGTGAGTCCAACAGGATCCGGTCTTCCCAAGGGTGCAGCCAAATTGCTCCGACCGTCTCCCGTAAGATGTTGCTGGCTTGTACTGGCCCCCAAAGTAAGAGGCTGTGAATGTTATCATTCATCTGAGCTTCCACTGGGATTCGACGGATAAGCGTTGAGAGGCAAGTGGAAATGTAGTTGAATTCCTCGATCGCCGGTTCAACCATCAGTGTTTTCCGCCTTTCCGGTATCTGGCTTCCCTGCTGCAGAAATCGCCGCAGTGGCTTTGGTCATCGCATCCCGAACCCGCTCCAGCATCAAACGAGCGTAAACTTCCGTAGTTGCCGTGTTCTTGTGGCCGAGCGATTGCCCAATCGTCAGGAGGGACTCGCCCCCCAGCGCCTGCCATGAGCCGAGAGTCCTTCTCAAGTCGTGAATGTGCAGATCAGGCATCCCCGCTGCGGACGTGATCGCCCTCCATGACTTAGTTACGTCGGTGATATGCCCCGTCTTTGAGCCTGCCACCCGTGCCGGAAAGACGAAGTTCTGCTCCTCGTTGGATTCGCCTCTGAGTTTCTTGAGAACTTCGACCGCTTCCGGTGTCAATGGGACAACCTGGGGTTCGCCCTGCTTCGTATCTGGGATTCGCCACGTTTTCGCTATCAAGTCGACCGCATCCCATGTCATCGCCAGCACGTTTGATTTTCTGGCACCCGTCCAAAGCATCAGTTTGAACGCGGACGCGAGCAGTTGATTATCTGCGGTCTCAAGTGATGCCAAAAAGGGAGGGAGTTCATCTGGTTGCAGGAATCGATCCCTGCTCTTCTCTGCGAACCGTTTCACCCCCGCTGTGGGGTTCGCTCGGTTCTTGAATTCGCCGATATCTCTGGCGACTCCGTACATCTTCGAAAGCAATGACAGCATTCGATTTGCGGCTATCTTGCCGTTCGTCTTGCCGATCTTCGCGTGCAATGACTGGCAATCACTGAATTGAACAGAACCGAGTTTACGATGCTTCCACGGTTCTAAGTACCGTTTCCACAACCCTTTGTCCTCGGAAATGCTTCGTGCCTTCTTATGAGCTTCCGCGTGGTCCTCCAGGTATCTCTGCCACAAGTCGCCGAGTGTCAATTCCCCCCGGATCTTCCGCTTCGCCTCGGCGGGGTCATCACCGTCTGCGATTCGAGCCAACAGCTTGTTCGCCTTGTCGCGAGCAGCGTCGACTGTCACTTCCGGGAACTTCCCAAGATTGTGCCGTTCCGGCCTGCCGTTGACCTTTTTGTACAGATAGAACGACTTCGCCCCGGTCGGCATCGTGAGCAGTGCCAACCCGCTGACTTTCGTGTCATACGTCCATCGACGGCCCGCAATCAGAGGGGAGAGCTTCTCGATTGCCGCCATTGTGAAGTTGATTTTTTCCGTCACCGTCGCGCCTATTCGGACAAACAGAAATTTGACCACACAGAGTGGTGCTACCGGTAGAACCAAAACCCGGTGCTACCTCGGTGCTACTTTGCCAATCATCCACCGTCAAAATCAGTTTGTCTACGTCAATCCAGAAAACGCTACATTTACCGAGAAAATCAACTCCTATCGAGAATCGTCAATTTCCGTCAAAAACCCTGTTTCAAGATTTTGGTTCTGTTTGTCCAGGTTCGAATCCTGGTCGGGTAATCTCTTTAAGTTGCTTCTCTTACGCGGCTTACAATCTTCGATCCGCGGTCGCCGGTTGAGATCACCTGATCTTCTGGTGCTGCTGATTGGTTCGCTTGAGCAACCTGTCTCAGCTTTTGTCTTTACTTCTTCTGACCGTCAACGCTGGTCCGATTTTTTACTTCGTCTACCCCCCCTTCCGCGTGTGATTTAATCTCGTTCCGGAAGCGTTCACCGGTCGCTGATATTGAGACAGGAAAATGAAGTCCGGCGGTCTTTGCCGTTTCTTTTCTGTCTGGGGCGTTGGCGAAAGGGGACGGCCTCTCACGACGATGTCTGGCCACGGCAATGTCCCGCGTTCCTACGCCAGCCCGTCTCGCGCCTGACAGCCGAAGCGTCCCGGAATGGGGTGCGGGTCTCTGACGCGTGCCTGTAGAGAGGCGTAGCGCGCGGCTCTCGGGCAGCGGGAGGCCGTTCTCTCCCTTACGTCTGTCCTCGAAGTGCTGTCATCGGGCTGCGGGCTCAGCTCAACATTCGGTTGCCGGTTTCCAGCGAACCCAGCCCGATCATCGCAGCCGATTGTAACTCATTGTCGGTACGTACCCGTCCACGCCTGTTTTTCCTTATCGGAAATACCGACGGTTGTCGGAATCGGTTGTCGCAATCGCAGGAGGCCGGCAGAATACGATTGCAGTCGAGGGACGATGTTGTCGTTCTGCATCAACGCGGCAGGCGTCACCTTTCCGGCAGCGGGATCACCATCGCTCGTTACGGAATGAGTCAGGTCGATGTCGGTTTCTTTTCTGAAATTGGCGAAATACGGCTCGGCAATCCCTTGTCTTCACTGCACAATAGGAATGGGGCTAACCTTGTGTGAATGGATGCTGTCCACCAGTGACGAATGGAGTGAACGTCTGGTGTTGCGGGATTTGGGGGAGCGAATTCAATGAGTTATGTGAGCGGATACGCCATGCGGCTTGTTGGTTGCCTGGCCCTGGGAGCGGGCGGACTGTACGTCTTCGGATCGATTCTTCCTCTCCCATTGACGTCGCATCCCATCGTCGCAAGGAAGCCGCTTCTGCCTGCGATTGAGCAGGATCTGTCGTCCGCTGCACCGGCGGATGTGGCACAGGATGGTGGTGGCGACGGCACTGCATCGCCGATCCTAGCGGAGGAGTCGGCCGAGTCCTCCGCGACGTCAACGCTTCGCCGGAAGATTGAACTTCTGGATCGAGGTCTGGCCTGGCTGCAGCAACTGAAGGACTACACCGTGACGCTTCAAAAGCAGGAAGTCGTCAACGGAGTGTTGCTGGACGAACAGACGATCTCGATCAAATGCCGGCACAATCCCTTCAGTGTTTACCTGGCCTGGCATAGTGGATTCGCTGGCCGCGAAGTGATCTACGTTCAGGGGCAGAACAGCGGCAACATGGTGGTTCACGAGGGGGGCTGGAAATCACGTATTCCCGCGCTGTCGCTCCCCACCGACGGACTTCTGGCCATGCGCGACGCTCGTTATCCCGTCACCATGGCGGGACTCATGGGACTGATCGAGATCATGCGCGGCGTGCATGCGAATGATCTCGCCAGTGCAAACTATGTCTCCTGCGAAGTCGACGAACATCGGCAATTTGACGGGCGTCCCTGCTCGATGTTCACCACGCGCTACCAATCGCGTATCGGGTCCCCCGTCTATCGTAAATCAATTACGCTCATCGATCACGAATGGAGTGTACCGCTGCATTCGCGCCACTTCGAATGGTTGAACTCGGGTGCAGTATTGGATGAAGAGCAATTGGACGAAGCGACGTTGATCGAGTGCTACTCTTTCACCGGATTGAATATCGACTGCGGCCTGACTGATTTCGATTTCGACCGTACGAACCCCGAGTACCAGTTCCGCTGAACGGCGGCAGAAGCAAAACCAGCTATCGGTCAGACAAGCGCCCTTGCGGCGCTGTCTGAGCGGTGGAAATCATACCGAAACGGGCTTGCTCATCCCGCTCCCCACTCTGGTCGATCGCGGGTCGATCGCGCGAGAAGCGTCGGAATGATCCGATCGAGGATGCTACCGAACTATGCACGCGCCGCAGAGATGCCGCGTCGCAGCGTTTCCCGCAGTTCGTCCAGTGAAGCGGGCTGGCCTGTAAAAAGTTCGAACTGGGCCGCAGCCTGGCGAACGAACATTTCCACTCCTGTGACGACGGTGCAGCCGCGGGCCTTGGCCTGTTTCACGAGCAGGGTGTTTTCAGGAGTGTAGATCGTGTCGAACACGATCATGCCGTCACGCATCCAGTGATCAAAAAAGGGTGTTTCATCCAAATTGGGAAACATCCCGACGGGGGTGCAATTGATCAGAATGTCCGCGTATTCGGCCCCGCGATTTTCCCACGTGACATGACGGCAATTGAGTTCCCCGGCCAGGACCTTTGCTCGTGATGCAGTCCGGTTGCAAACCACAAGTGCGCCCCCAGCCTTGACGATCCCCATTCCGATGGCGCGTGCGGCACCGCCGGATCCGAGCATGAGGACGCGTTTTCCCTCGAGCGTTTCACCCGGTCGCAGAGCGAGCTTCACGCTCTCGAGTGCGGCTGTGTAGTCGGTGTTGGACGAGACCCATTGCTGGTCCTTACCGCGGTACAGCGTGTTGACGGCACCGATCTGCTGGACGAATTCTTCGCACTTGGGAAACTTGGCCAGCACTGCTTCTTTATGAGGAATCGTGACGCTGAGGCCGCGGAAGTCGAGGGCATCCAGGTCCGCCAGTCCTTGAGTGAGCTGGTCGCGGGCAATCCGGATGGGGACATAGACGCCGTTGAAGCCGATTTTCCGCATCATACGGTTATGCAGCAGGGGGCTCAGACTATGCCCGATCGGGTCGCCGATCACGCCGAACAACTGCGTCTGCGCGTTGATCGATTCGTAGAAGTAAGTCTCCTGCATGTCCTGGAAAGAGAGCTGACCCGGGGCAATTTCACGATCGGGGCTGAATGCCGCGTACGAGAAGGGGGCGCCCAGCTTTGCACAAACAACGCGACTCCAGACGCCGAACTCACCCATACAGAACGCGACCGTCGGAACCTTGGCGTTCTTCACCAGCTTCAGCACACGAGCACAATCACTGGGGGAACTGGCGAGAGTGACCAGCTTGATGATGTCGGGATTCATCTCGGCCATGTTGGCCCAGATTTCCTCCACATTTTCGGGAGTTCCCTTGAAATCGTGATGGCTGACGATTCGCTTGGTCTTGCCGTATCGCGGGATGGACTTGGCAATATCGTCTTCCAGATCGACATAGTCCGCGCCCGAGATGATGGCGGTTCGAAGCAGCAACTGCCGTTCTTCTTCGGTCCCTCGCCACTTTCCGCCGTCCTGGGCTCGCCGGCAGGTGAGGACCACCGGTGTCGGTCGATCTTTCAGCAGGCGAGGAATATCGGGTTGCCGCGAAAGCCAGTCGACACGCAGTTCGACGAGCTTAGCACCTCGTTCGGACAGGGCTTGATGTTCAGCCTGCATCATTCGATGTCGCGTGCGGGCGATGGACACACAAATCATTTCAGGTGCAATTCCAATTTCTTCGGGCGGTCGTCAGCGGGTGAACCCTGCGAGCCCGTCTCCGCATCAGCTTCCACGGGGGAACTGTTGGGTAACGGCGACGCCCTATCCAAGTCGTCCAAACTGGCGATCCAGTTCCATGCGGCTGAGCGACAGCGCCGTCGGTCGCCCATGCGGGCAATGGTGTGCGTCGTCAACCAGATGTCGCTGCATCAACAAACTATCAATCTCTTCCTGTGACAGTCGCTGTCCCGCCTTCACGGCTGCTTTACAGGACATCATGTGCAACAGTTCGTCGAGAATATCGCGTCGCGCCGAGGATTGCACCCCGGCTGATCCTCCGTCCTCCAGCTTCGCGATCATCTCACGAATCAATTCCTGCAAGTCGAGCTTTCTCAGCATTGCGGGATAACTGGTGACGATCAAGGTCCCATTTCCGAAATCTTCCAGTCCCAGTCCCGCCCGTTGCAGTGACTCATTCTGTTCCAGCAGAAGTGCCGCCTCACGCGGCGTCACTTCGACCGGCTGTGGGACGAGCAGTCGCTGAGATTCGACGGCACCGGCGAGAACTCGTGTCCGCAGGTGTTCGTACATGATTCGTTCGTGCAGAGCATGCTGATCGATCACCGTGACTCCTTCGGGAGTTTCCACGATGAGATAACAGTCGTGTACCTGCATCGCACGATGAGCCGAAGCGTAAGGAAGGGACTTGATCGTCTCCTTCACCGCCTCGATCGCCGCACTTTGTCCCATCGCGGCAGGTACCTCCTCAGAGATCGACCGAAACTCGGGTTCTGTTTCGTCCGATCCCGCAAGCGGCAACGTGTGCTGCGGGTCCACTGCATGGGCGACGGCGACGGTCTCAGCGGAGTCGAAAAGATTTCCCGTGCGAGATCCTTCGGATGTGCGTCCAATCATCCAGGGCTCGGCCAGCGCAGGTGCCCCCGGTGAAGCATACGTGGTCGACGCAAACCCGGTTGCTGCCGCTGCCGTGCTGCTGTCACCCGGGACGATTTTTTCTGCCAGCCAACTGGAAATCTGCTCGGTCAGCTCGCGCTGCTCCGTTCGAGCCCGCGGTTCCGGCTGTGTAAATCCGGAGAGTAATCCTCCGTTAGACCCCGTTGTGGCAGGAAGCCTTAGCTGGCTCTGCAGATCCATGCTCAAGAATTTGGACCGCACCATCGACAGGAGTTGTCGAAATAACTGCTGACTGTCCTGAAACCGAACTTCGACTTTCGTCGGGTGAACGTTGACATCGACCCGGTCGGGGGGAAGCTCGATATACAGAAACGCGACCGGTTGACGTCCCACCATCAACAGACCCCGGTAGGCCTCGGTCAGGGCATGCAGCAGTGAACGGTCAGTGATCCAGCGGCCGTTGAGAAAAATGTACTGGTGTTTGCGTGACGACTTCGACTGATTCGGGTGACCGACATAGCCCCACATCCGTACGCCAGACTGCGTCGACTCGACGGAAATCAGATCGTCAGTGATTTCTCCACCGAAAAAGAGCCGGAGACGATCGATCGGGCGGTCCGAGGCGGGAAGTTCCGCGACGAGCTTATCGTTGTGACGCAGCACCATGTGCAGGCGAGGGTTGGCCAGGGCGACACGCGTGAACTGTTCATGGATGTGACCGAACTCGGTCGACATCGTTTTGAGAAACTTGCGTCGAACGGGCGTGTTCTCGAACAGGTTTCGAATTTCGATTTGCGTTCCCAGGGGGCACCCGCACGGCTTGGGAGGAACGATATCACCCAGGTTAACGGTCAGTTCCATCCCATGTGTCTGGTCCGCCTGGCGCGACCGGATACGCAGCCGACTCACCTCGGCGACGGAGGCGAGCGCTTCTCCCCGGAACCCCATGGTCTGCACGCCGAACAGGTCGTCAGCCTGACGAATTTTGCTGGTCGCATGTGAGGCGACTGCCAGCAGCAGGTCATCGGGGTGGATTCCTTCTCCGTCATCCACAATCCGGATCAGTTCACTGCCGCCGGCCACGATATCGACTTCGATCCGGGTTGAGAGCGCATCAACACTGTTCTCCAGCAGTTCTTTGACCACGCTGGCCGGTCGTTCAATGACTTCTCCGGCGGCGATCTTATTGATTACGCTCGTCGAGAGTTGCTGAATCCGAGACATCAAAAACCGATCCGTGGAACAAAGCGGAAAAGCGGCCCGAGGGCTTTGGGGAATGCGGTTTAATCACCCTGCGTCACGATGCCAGGAAGAGACCCGTCAGGCAGCGAGGACCGTTCCTCGTTCCGTCACCCTTCCCGAGACGGGCGAAACCTGCGCTGAATGAAAGTCACACGCGGTCAGTCAGGATAACGCGACACAGAGGATTCTCGTAGGGTTCAGTCCGTTTCGGAAGGCTGGATCGGGCCCCTTTCCACTTCGGGTGGCGTGTAAAACGCATTATCCTTACTGATGTCAAAAAACTGATGTCAAAAATTTACGAACGATTCCGAGAATTCTGTTGGTGCTGCCGAATACCAGGTCGATCGATCAACCGGATTTGATTTGAGCAGGCCGTCAACCGTAAGTGCCTAATTCAAACAATCGTTTGTGCCGTTCAGCCCAGGTAATGCACGGACGATGCGAGGGGCAATCGAGGCCGCCGCTCTCAGACCAGCTTCCAGCGTTTTCGCAGCAGCCATTCGGCCGTCAGCAGCAGCGTGATCAGCGTAAAAAATTCCCAGCGGTTCCAGATCGGAATCGGTTCATCGGTCTCCAGGGGGACAGGCGTTCCCCGAGGAATCTCGGAGGTCAGTTTGTCGACATCCTCAAGAGTGTAAAGCCGACCGTGGCTGGTGGTGGCTGCCAGCTTCAGGTCCGCCTTGTCGAGGCCTCGTCGCAGCATTTCGCGCTGAGGAACTTCCACTCGGAAATCGACGGAAGGGGGGGCCTCGTTGAAGGCGGGTTGTGAGACCCAGCCATGATAGCTTCCTTCGCCCAGTCGTGTGAGCTGGCCTTCGAACGCTGTGGGGAGGTCACGCAGTCGCGTCAGATTTACCGTCTGACGGCCTTCTCCTTTTTGTTCGACGATCACACTGACTCCGTCCGGATTTGTCGGCAGGAATTTTTCGTCAACGAATTTCACCCGGAGAGTCACTGGCTGGCCGCGCTGGTAGACGAGTTGATCGACTGTCAGTTCTGCGGTGCGGTCCTTGCCGATGAGCTTACTGCGACTGAGATAGCGAATGGCCTGAATCCAGTAGCGGCCGAAGTAAACATCTCCTACACGGAACCTCCAGCGCCAGGTTTCGTCCGTCGCATGGAACAGTACTTTCCCTGCAGCCGCTTGCTGCATCAGGATGACGGGCAGCTTCACATTGGCGATGCTGCTGTTTCGGGTGGGGTGTTCCGCAAAAATCCGGGCACCCGGCTTCGGTTTTGTCAGG is from Schlesneria sp. DSM 10557 and encodes:
- a CDS encoding replicative DNA helicase, whose amino-acid sequence is MSEARTRRGAQKWQIPFEGGLIRADYAEKLLVGTLLVRFDELRDTITEFDLSALVGDAHRATLAAMIELADEQRPVDVLTVGDRLSETGKLGELPDGVNYLLELLDQAESFGAEHVAEWISIINSKASLRRLQRGLEDLLKLTESHASIEGVRSSLLRLAEDLPQVGCRREKLMSDVVHEYVDGLARGEAETMRVGIPAIDRAIGGVAPGELIIIGGRPGQGKSLSALQWVEQATMHGVPAMIVSEEMSAISLAKRTVQRIMPTDVNGWSADLERLKYEAQQHFAGRAPLLVAESCGSVDVAERAIASAVRRHGVKIVAVDYAQLLKGAGSSKYEQVSDVSTRMKRVATKHEIVVLLLAQLSRSIESRQSAVPQLSDLRDSGQLEQDADVILFIQWPAKVDPNYADPTEYRIYHAKNRSRGISQAVIQMTIDPVRQRLLGPEEQEVVW
- a CDS encoding helix-turn-helix domain-containing protein codes for the protein MSLKSLLNEDEAAELLAVKPQTLAVWRCRGMNNLKFVKVGRAVRYRLSDIEEWLEQRTATCSAGHGC
- a CDS encoding tyrosine-type recombinase/integrase, which codes for MAAIEKLSPLIAGRRWTYDTKVSGLALLTMPTGAKSFYLYKKVNGRPERHNLGKFPEVTVDAARDKANKLLARIADGDDPAEAKRKIRGELTLGDLWQRYLEDHAEAHKKARSISEDKGLWKRYLEPWKHRKLGSVQFSDCQSLHAKIGKTNGKIAANRMLSLLSKMYGVARDIGEFKNRANPTAGVKRFAEKSRDRFLQPDELPPFLASLETADNQLLASAFKLMLWTGARKSNVLAMTWDAVDLIAKTWRIPDTKQGEPQVVPLTPEAVEVLKKLRGESNEEQNFVFPARVAGSKTGHITDVTKSWRAITSAAGMPDLHIHDLRRTLGSWQALGGESLLTIGQSLGHKNTATTEVYARLMLERVRDAMTKATAAISAAGKPDTGKAENTDG
- a CDS encoding DUF1571 domain-containing protein — encoded protein: MSYVSGYAMRLVGCLALGAGGLYVFGSILPLPLTSHPIVARKPLLPAIEQDLSSAAPADVAQDGGGDGTASPILAEESAESSATSTLRRKIELLDRGLAWLQQLKDYTVTLQKQEVVNGVLLDEQTISIKCRHNPFSVYLAWHSGFAGREVIYVQGQNSGNMVVHEGGWKSRIPALSLPTDGLLAMRDARYPVTMAGLMGLIEIMRGVHANDLASANYVSCEVDEHRQFDGRPCSMFTTRYQSRIGSPVYRKSITLIDHEWSVPLHSRHFEWLNSGAVLDEEQLDEATLIECYSFTGLNIDCGLTDFDFDRTNPEYQFR
- the aroE gene encoding shikimate dehydrogenase — translated: MICVSIARTRHRMMQAEHQALSERGAKLVELRVDWLSRQPDIPRLLKDRPTPVVLTCRRAQDGGKWRGTEEERQLLLRTAIISGADYVDLEDDIAKSIPRYGKTKRIVSHHDFKGTPENVEEIWANMAEMNPDIIKLVTLASSPSDCARVLKLVKNAKVPTVAFCMGEFGVWSRVVCAKLGAPFSYAAFSPDREIAPGQLSFQDMQETYFYESINAQTQLFGVIGDPIGHSLSPLLHNRMMRKIGFNGVYVPIRIARDQLTQGLADLDALDFRGLSVTIPHKEAVLAKFPKCEEFVQQIGAVNTLYRGKDQQWVSSNTDYTAALESVKLALRPGETLEGKRVLMLGSGGAARAIGMGIVKAGGALVVCNRTASRAKVLAGELNCRHVTWENRGAEYADILINCTPVGMFPNLDETPFFDHWMRDGMIVFDTIYTPENTLLVKQAKARGCTVVTGVEMFVRQAAAQFELFTGQPASLDELRETLRRGISAARA